The Phaseolus vulgaris cultivar G19833 chromosome 5, P. vulgaris v2.0, whole genome shotgun sequence genomic interval ctgcgaacctacctttcccgctctcgagacttctaacccaagtgGACGGTTCATAACTGCATTGTACAAAATATCTGAGAATATACTTCAATCgaaatttattgggtgacctcgtttaAAAACCCTtgcaagggaaaaagagtgtccccgaAAAACTATGTACAATGCTAAAGTTCAACTgaagtaaaacttgaggttggtcGCATTCCATGTACGAGGAATCGCGCCTCCCTCCAACGTCTCAAGCCTGTACGccccattcccaagggcctctgtcactctgaaaggaccaatccacttgggggacaacttgttctctaacTGGTACGAGTGGGCCTttcgcatcaccaggtcggcaacctggaactggcgaggtctcaacttggagttgtacttgtacgCCACCTTTATCTTCAAGGCTTTGGCTTTaattcttgcttcctccctgatttcatccagcaaatccaggttcacctttctctcttcattggactcttcagccacaaagttctggaagcgtggcgagttctcctggatctccatgggagtcatcgcgtccgacccatacaccaagttGAAGGGTGTTTCTCTGGTGGTGGAATGGgaagtggtgtggtaagcccacacaattctagggaCCTCATCTGCCCAAGTCCCTTTTGccttctcgagccttctcttcagacctctgagTAGGAGTCGGTTGGCCGACTCGACCTGCCCTttcgtctgggggtgctcgactgatgcgaacacctgctttattccAACTTCTGTTCACAACTTTCCAGCTGTTGGTttgcaaactgggtgccattgtcagaCACCAACCGTTTCGGTACCCCGAAGCGACaaactatgttcttccacacgaagtgctGGATCTTGTGGGCCGTGATCTGCGCCAtcggctccgcctctatccacttcgtgaaataCTCTATGgcgaccacgaggtacttcatctgccttatcgccaaaggGAAAGGTCCCAGTATGTCGATTCGCCAggtatggaacggccaggggctgtaaatcgacttgagttcttctggtggcgccttgtgccagtcaacATGTTGCTGACACTACTTGCACTGCTGTGTGTACCTCGTGCAATCTTCCCTTATGGTTGGCCAATAGTACCCCACCCgaattgatgagaatcaaataaaggaggattttattaatgaaggaagaggtcattcaccttcacatttgaatttcttccttctagtcttctcaaaattaaaagaagacataaaataaagagaggattaagtctaaagccaaagaagtctacaagctttcaagaatagacttcatttaaatatctctctttatagtttcttttataaatttgtaaataatatagaatgtttaaatacatagtttttaggaaaggtgcttggatggaaaccttagatacctcttttgtaaaagcatctttaggcattagtttagaattttctagaagaatACTCTTCATGCTTCATTTAGGCGCTATTAGTAAGTAGCATATGAAGAGTCTTTTGGTTAGCTTAtgttgtaagcttcatgaccagcccttgctcctatataaggagggcttaggtccttcacaatggagatttggaatttgtagtatcaaaaccctcccaaattggtgattgagtgtagtgagaacttgtcttctcctcttccttgtctcatcttgagtgccttggttctctcaagtggcggctttgcacacttatcttggagcattcacacttcaagtggcgtgttcatcaaccaagttcttcaacgacataagtcttctctcttcTTCATCTATTTCTTCCATTTCCGTGAACATATGAACtcataaacatgtcttaggttcctttcttgctttctattcggtgttcttgcttattttcatgtttcaatcggttcatcttctttctcctttgaTTTGTTCGATGCATTtcagttttgaagcattttaatcgattcatttcatttcttaagcaatttaatcggttcatttgctttcttactcattttaatcggttcaattgacaagaaatggaacttccatgtgagctttggtgtttggtgcaagttttggtgagttattgaaacatagaacattgatccatttctataaaagtgcctattcaatctccaactcaagttgattccataaaatgtcaaagaatcatctatatcttgctattgatTTCATATCACGAATGGTCTTCGATGCTAGAGATCGACCACCGATATGActcccgcatatcccttcgtggagctctgccattatTCGTGCGCATTGGTCGCCACTCACACATACCAAGAttgggtgggtgaacccgtgtctgaacaactCTCCATCGATGAGAGTGTACTTGGCCGAATTTTTCTGGCCTCTGTGGGTTCCAATGGGAGTATCCCATCATCCAGGTaacgcttgtagggcgtcatccaggtttcAAGTCCTTCGACCAGGCATACCTGCAATGATTCCTCCCCAAGAACTGGATATGTGCTTATTCTGGGCGTTCTCAGTGTCTCATGGGACAGTGACCGATGACTCCTCTTCCCTCCTCTTGACGTGCTAACTTGATGGACCCCTACCAGATTATCTGCGGTGAAggttcgaggtgtcttcagggtttcttgtatgacgctcctctgtctgcccccttgcttgaactggcgagcttagctagcaagtcagctcgagcATTCTGCTCTCTAGGGACATGTACCAACTCAAACGCCGCAAATGACTCCTTCAAAACCTGAACATATTCCAGATAAGCCGCCATCTGCAGGTCCTTGGCCTGGTATTCCCCTGTTACCTGACCTGTGACTAGTAGGGAGTCACTTTTTGCCAACAAACTGTacgcacccatctccttggctaatAGTATGCCAACGATTAGGGCTTTATACTCCGCTTggttgttgctagccttgaaggcgaatcgtagggcctgctcgatcaataGTGCATtcggtccctccaagatgacgcCAGctccgctgccctgctggttagaGGACCCATCTACAAAGAGAACCCATCGAAAGTAAGTTGGCTTCTTCTTGGTGTGCATctgccgaggagagctctaccacaaaATCTGTGTAGACTTGGCCTTTGATAGGGCCTTTGGGCTCATACTGAACATCAAACTCTGATAGTTTCACTGCCTAACGTACCATTCTTCCCACAACGTTTGTCTTCTACAAGACCTTGTGGATAGGCAGATATGTCATCACCACTACAGTAAAGCTTTGGAAGTAGTGGTGAAGTCTCCTTGCTGAGAACACCATTGCCAGGGCTGCCTTCTCTAGGGCTTGGTATCTTACCTCAggcccttgcaatactttgctcacaaagtatatTGGCTTCTGCACTTGGTCCTGTTCCTGCACAAGGACCGAACTGATTGTTCGTTCTGTTACTGTGAAGTACAAGCGAAGCGGAGTACCCAGctgtggcttgcacaacactggGGGACTGGCCAagtattccttcagcttgaggagTGCCTCCTCGCACTCCCTGGTCCAAATGAACCTTCTTTTCCTCCGTAGACTGATACAAATCTAGACAGAGCGTGTCAACTtctgcacctccttcactgagatcgggctcctcatcgcgaGGATTGCAGCGCACTTCTCgaggttcgcctctatcccacaAATTACCCGCTTCCACCCCGAACACatacttctcggggttcaacttcaGTCTATACTTAGCTATTGTTGTAAATAGCTCTTCTAAATCAGCGACATGCTGATCCTTTACCtgtgaggtcaccaccatgtcatccacataggcTTGCACATTTCGCCCTATCATAGGCACGAGCAAtctgtccatcagcctctggtaggtggcacctgcattcttcagcccaaagggcatcactgtGTAACAATAACAAGACAACTCTGTCATGAACGCCGTCTTGCATTTGTCcttgggatgcatcttaatctggttatACCCAGAAAAAGCATCTAGGAAGCTGAGCAATTTGCAGCACGAGGCACTATCCACCAAAGTGTCAATGCTTGGTAGGGGATAAGAGTCCTTCGAGcaggccttgttgaggtccgtgacgtccacgcacatcctccacttcccattggccttcttcaccaggaccacgtttgccaaccactcggggtactgaatttccctgatgtggccgaCGCTCAACAACTTCTGTGTCTCTTCTTTGATGACTTGCcgcctctcttcgttaaactttATCCTTCTTTGGTGAACAAGCCTGATCTGGGGGTCCATCGTAAGGCGATGGAATAGGAAGTCAGAGTCTATGCCAGACATGTCCGAGGCgaaccatgcgaaggcatccaagtGCCGTGCTATGACCTCAAAAATCTGGTCCTACGCCGCTTGGCCCAGAGACTTGCCAAGCTTGAAAGTTCTGCCACCGATCTCCCTCTTCAAGATGTCGCCAGCTGGTTCGGGTCGCCTCTCCCGGGCGATCTCTGCTCAGGCGACCCCTTTTTCGCTTGGGGCTCAGGTGGTGACTGTGAACacccctctctttgtcttgaggctattctcttAGCACTTCTTAGCCTCCTTTTGGTCTGACTTGATAGTGATCACGGTTCCCCTCAACCTGTTCATATTCATGTTCCTTGTCAATGCTATGGCACTCAACCTGTTCAGTACAAGTCtacccaacagtatgttgtaagCTTAGGGGGCGTTcacaacaaggtacctgatgttCTCTGTGTGGGAGGCAACACCATCTGTGAAGGTGGTCCGCAGCTCTAGGTGCccacgcacctccacctggtctctAGCAAAACCATACAAATAGCCGGTGTAAGGCCTCAGTTGGTCAAgagacaactgcaacttgttgaaagttgaccagaacatcacgtctgccgaacttccctgATCCACTAGGAcacggtggaccttcctccatGCGGTTACTACGGAGAttaccacggggtcattgtcgtggggGACGACATGTCAGAGGTTGGCCTTGGTGAAGAAAAGGTCGACGTCAAGGGCTTGGTCTGCCTCTTGCGCCTCTACCGTCATCACCGCCCGTCCATACTTCTTCCGCTGAGAAGCGGTGCACCCTCTACCTGAGAAACCTCCCGAAATGGTGTGAATCTTGCCATGAACGGGCATCTCGTGCCGCTGATGACCTCCTGGCACTGCTAGCGCCTGGGCTCCCTGTGACTCCATCAAGTAGTCCTTTAAGAAACCAATCTTTACCAGCTCGTCCAACTAGTGTCTGAGCGCCAAACAGTTACGTATGGGGTGCCCAAACGCtcggtggaactcgcaccaggcgttcTTGTTAGGCCCCAACCTCTTGTTAGTCTTTGCGGGCATCTTCAATCTCTCCGCTATGTGGGTCCTTCAACTCCAACAGGAAGTTATGCCTTGGTGGCACGTCCTCCCTCGCGCGCCCCTTGGTTTAGGCATCCTGGGCTCGTAGGGCTACTGCTTCACTGGGGCCTTTTTCTCTGTCGTTGCCTCATGTACCTTCATGGGTTGAGGTCGACTTGGCCCTCATGGGCGGGAGGGAACAACGCAGGTGCGCTTCTTGTTGAGTTCCCCTTCCGCGACAATATGAGCCATTGCTCGACGCCTGATCTCGCTGAAAGTCTTGGGGCGACTCCTGATTAGTGACTCACTCAAGGGTCCCGACACGATTCCTTTCCTGAAAGTGTGCACCATCATGGTCTCATCCTTGGTGTTCAGCttcaccacctgtgccccaaaACGGTTGAGGAAATCCTTCAGGGACTCTCTCTGATACTGTCTTACGTCGAAAAGATCGTAAGAGACCGGTGGGGGGGGTCCGATTGGCTATGTAATGCTCCCTGAACAGCGTAGAAAACTTCGTGAACGATGTCACATGCccatcagggaggctgatgaaccaatctaGCGCCGTGCTCGCcagcgtgctcatgaacaacttgAAATGCACTGTGTCAGAGCCCCCAACCAACATCATTTGTGTGTGGAAggccgtgagatgagcctctgggTCATCTACACCTGTGAATGTGGCTTTAGGACCCACGAACGTGGCTGGTATCACGGAATCCATGATCGGTTGTGAAAATGGCATTAGGAAAGCCATGGGTGGTGTGGCAGGTTCTAGCTCTTCCACATCACGCTCCCTTGCCTGGTTCTGCAAATTCCTGCGCAATTCCTCGTTGGTCCTGCGCAGTTCTTCATTTCTCGCTTGCGACGCAGCCAGATCAACCTGGATACGTTCTTGATCCAGTCTTGATACCGCCACCGTTTCTTGAAGGGCGCACATCGTTTTGATGATCTGTCGCATGCTGATGCTCTCGGCTCCATTTGGTGCAACGGATCCTTGCCTCGTGTTTCTCATCTTGATGGATCTTCGCTTTGTGCTTGTGAATGGGACAAAGTTTTTAATCGTGCCCCAcgatgggcgccaaatgttcctttcggttgactcgattgccttcgTAGGTCTAACGACGATCACAAGCCCAATTCTCTCTGCCTAGGTTCGTGGTTTCCTTCAATCAAACACCCtgtacctgcaaagacaaaggggcgccctagaggtcgtttgctctccgatgctcaagtcaatcCTAGgtctaggaaacaccaaaactcttaaTCGTAAAAGCTTTGTATAAAACTGTGTATCGCGTAAAGCTTGTGTACCTTGTTAGGTTtattactaccctttatatagtctagGGTTTCCGCTGTTTCCGCCACCcgcatttagggtttctgagggtatgccttagcgccgctatcacccactcttagggcaatctagcgcgtaaggctcccttactggagtgcaacctctaacgGAATGGCCACCTGgataccaacttgtgcacctaatctctggggccatccGTCCTGGGGGTGCCCTaactgttcacgtgccatgcatgcagcctacCCCTGGAACgcaaccctaatgggccttagctcTTCCAGTGGTTCTTTACTTGTGCTGCGCCTGAATGCGCTATTCACCCCACACGCATggacccctcgtgatctaggcttctctcTACTGGTAACTGGTGTGTTGTCTGGGATCCGCCTCTCGTGGCCCAACTCTGCTGTTTGAGTCACTGATGCCCGATGTCACATCGCCCTCACTCTGTTGCCGATGACACATCAgcacatcctggtgatcgacgtctgaccactcttcggcACCCTGACTCGCGTCACTTGCGAGACACTGGCCCATGTCGCttgtgggacccagcttacgtggcccaccattactagcAGTCAACGatgtccgaggactggtcggtacaaagTCAAAATCAGTTTTGAAAACCCTCAAACAAGCTGGGTGTAAAACAACTGACTAAACCGtgaaatcaaccggttgtttttctcttggctttgaaaaaaaaatttctttttcaGAACAGATTGATTCAACTCATGCATAggattaaaaatgaaatttacacAAATTCTAAAGACCCTAGAACTAAGCTTCAATCAAAGCAACACAAAATCAAGCTCTCATCACAGATTTGGTTCCATAAAAGCTTCATTTTCTACAATCTCcctctatttgatgaagacaaatacCTAGGATGCTTTGGAATGTTCTGTTTA includes:
- the LOC137834080 gene encoding uncharacterized protein; translation: MHTKKKPTYFRWVLFVDGSSNQQGSGAGVILEGPNALLIEQALRFAFKASNNQAEYKALIVGILLAKEMGAYSLLAKSDSLLVTGQVTGEYQAKDLQMAAYLEYVQVLKESFAAFELVHVPREQNARADLLAKLASSSKGADRGASYKKP